A region from the Waddliaceae bacterium genome encodes:
- the trkA gene encoding Trk system potassium transporter TrkA, with the protein MNIVIVGAGDVGSHVATFLSRKENNITVVDINAHCLEDIVQNVDVAVRVGSGTDWQILEDLKEMSPDILFALTDSDETNLITCSIAKNLGYPKTVARIRKSSYLNKARLDFGRLFCVDHFICPELLVAHDIFNYALESGTVAVENFAHGAVQMRTVKVPMTWRKGDTSLCELDLPKKLVISLIMRTTTSVTKGKERVHKELIFPHGNDHILPGDEVTIIGEVDAVAAVHTYFGIINKIATSAIIVGGSLVSFHLAKVLTKNGIAVKIIEKDFERCRSLAEQLPRCTILHHDATDYSFFRAEHVEDADLFVACTNKDEVNILAGGLAKEVGCKNVIVPISNAEHMPVVERMGLIHTVSPRISAANKIFTIIQTESVASMVSLYDDAAEVLEIKVTMDSQIVGIPISELASSLPKDFLFAVIQNRGRIIIASGDKILSPGDTVIVISSPNHVEGLQQIF; encoded by the coding sequence GTGAATATTGTCATCGTAGGCGCTGGAGATGTTGGCAGCCATGTCGCCACCTTTCTTTCGCGCAAAGAAAACAACATCACTGTCGTCGATATCAACGCTCATTGTCTTGAAGACATCGTCCAGAATGTCGATGTCGCTGTACGCGTTGGTTCTGGCACCGACTGGCAGATATTGGAAGACCTTAAGGAGATGTCTCCCGACATACTTTTTGCTCTTACTGACAGCGACGAGACCAACCTTATAACATGTTCTATAGCGAAGAACCTGGGATATCCAAAGACGGTGGCGCGCATAAGGAAGAGCAGCTACCTCAACAAGGCGCGCCTTGACTTCGGAAGGCTTTTCTGTGTAGACCATTTCATCTGCCCAGAGCTTCTCGTCGCCCATGATATCTTCAACTATGCTTTAGAGTCCGGAACCGTCGCCGTCGAGAACTTCGCACACGGCGCTGTGCAGATGCGCACAGTAAAAGTTCCTATGACATGGCGTAAGGGTGATACTTCGCTATGCGAGCTTGACCTTCCTAAGAAACTCGTCATCAGTCTTATCATGAGGACAACGACTTCTGTAACGAAAGGTAAGGAACGCGTTCATAAAGAACTTATCTTCCCTCATGGCAACGATCACATCCTTCCTGGCGACGAAGTTACCATCATCGGCGAAGTCGACGCTGTCGCTGCCGTCCATACATATTTCGGCATAATAAATAAAATCGCGACGTCAGCAATCATTGTCGGCGGTTCTCTTGTCTCTTTTCACCTTGCTAAGGTTCTCACCAAGAACGGTATCGCGGTAAAGATCATCGAGAAAGACTTCGAACGTTGTCGTTCTCTCGCCGAACAGCTTCCGCGTTGTACAATACTCCACCATGATGCCACAGACTACAGCTTCTTCCGTGCCGAGCATGTCGAAGATGCCGACCTTTTCGTTGCTTGTACCAATAAAGACGAAGTAAACATCCTCGCCGGTGGTCTCGCCAAAGAAGTTGGGTGTAAAAATGTCATAGTCCCGATTTCCAATGCCGAGCATATGCCCGTCGTCGAGCGTATGGGCCTCATCCATACTGTATCGCCGAGGATAAGCGCTGCCAACAAGATCTTCACGATAATACAGACGGAGTCTGTAGCGTCGATGGTATCTCTTTACGACGACGCTGCTGAAGTCCTAGAGATAAAAGTTACTATGGACTCACAGATCGTCGGCATCCCAATATCGGAGCTTGCTAGCAGCCTCCCAAAAGATTTCCTCTTCGCCGTCATACAAAATCGCGGGCGCATAATAATCGCAAGTGGCGACAAAATACTATCTCCTGGTGATACTGTCATCGTAATAAGCTCCCCAAACCATGTCGAAGGACTACAACAGATTTTCTAG
- a CDS encoding TrkH family potassium uptake protein, protein MLYKEISRVLSFYLLYLALALGVALGVSAYYEFFVAPEAHPQPHTTMAFVYSILIDLGLAGIFRLIGHSAVGRLHRREGLAIVVLIWFITAIVGGLPFYISKTFESPVDSYFEAMSGLTTTGASLMLPKKYHEDSGNELPYHKNISGPYENEYIYYGTITPVRDSEGDVTIEGIEAVSKGILFWRSFMQWLGGMGVVVLFVAILPALGVGGKVLFHAEATGPFAESVTPRIKETASLLWKIYLGLTVMETSLLMITNKAITFFEAITITFSTLSTGGFCVRNDSIGSFASPSMEWIILFFMIAGATNFALYFYCLKGKFYRLKDPEFYLFIAIICGGAIFMMANLMGTEKELLTGETMAFGRWESLRYGMFQLLSAQTSTGFATANFNTWPLDCQALMIIVMFIGGMSGSTSGGMKIIRFYMVNNIIYRKVESIFKPEIVHTFKVRNTTVDDSMAMTVLSFLIILLFLAAIGTFLFIIDGVGPETALSIVACMLNNVGIAFRVAGPTESFAFLSVFGKILGSIWMVLGRLELFAVLILFLPSFWRK, encoded by the coding sequence ATGCTGTATAAAGAAATAAGCCGTGTTCTAAGTTTCTATCTTCTATATCTCGCCCTTGCTCTCGGCGTAGCGCTTGGCGTTTCGGCGTACTACGAATTCTTCGTCGCCCCCGAGGCGCATCCACAGCCGCATACCACGATGGCTTTCGTATATTCTATCCTAATAGACCTCGGCCTAGCAGGAATCTTCAGGCTCATAGGCCACAGCGCTGTAGGACGCCTACATCGCCGTGAAGGCCTCGCCATCGTTGTGTTGATATGGTTCATTACTGCTATCGTCGGAGGGCTACCGTTTTACATCTCTAAAACCTTCGAGAGTCCCGTCGACTCATACTTCGAGGCGATGTCAGGCCTTACAACAACGGGAGCAAGCCTTATGCTTCCCAAGAAATACCACGAAGATTCTGGCAATGAACTACCATACCATAAAAACATCTCTGGACCCTATGAGAACGAATATATCTACTATGGCACAATAACCCCTGTACGCGATTCTGAGGGTGATGTCACCATAGAAGGTATAGAAGCCGTCAGCAAAGGCATACTTTTCTGGAGAAGTTTTATGCAGTGGCTTGGAGGCATGGGTGTCGTCGTCCTTTTCGTTGCGATACTTCCGGCTTTAGGCGTCGGTGGCAAGGTGCTTTTCCATGCAGAAGCTACAGGGCCTTTTGCTGAGAGCGTAACTCCGCGTATAAAAGAGACAGCGAGTCTTCTGTGGAAGATATATCTCGGTCTTACTGTTATGGAGACGTCGCTTCTCATGATAACAAACAAGGCAATAACGTTCTTCGAAGCAATAACGATAACGTTCTCCACACTATCCACAGGAGGATTCTGCGTCAGAAACGACAGTATAGGGTCGTTCGCTTCTCCTTCAATGGAATGGATAATTTTATTCTTTATGATCGCCGGCGCCACAAATTTCGCCTTATATTTCTACTGTCTTAAAGGTAAATTTTACCGTCTAAAAGACCCAGAGTTCTACCTTTTCATCGCCATTATATGTGGCGGCGCAATATTTATGATGGCGAACCTCATGGGCACGGAGAAAGAGCTTCTCACTGGCGAGACGATGGCATTCGGGCGGTGGGAATCGCTACGATATGGCATGTTTCAACTGCTGTCGGCACAGACGTCGACGGGCTTCGCAACGGCGAACTTCAACACATGGCCTCTCGACTGCCAAGCTCTTATGATCATCGTTATGTTCATCGGTGGGATGTCGGGGTCGACTAGCGGCGGCATGAAGATAATACGCTTCTATATGGTCAATAACATCATATACCGCAAGGTGGAATCTATCTTCAAGCCCGAGATCGTCCATACCTTCAAAGTCCGTAATACCACCGTCGACGACAGCATGGCGATGACGGTGTTAAGTTTTTTAATAATACTGCTGTTCCTCGCAGCGATTGGAACTTTTCTCTTCATCATCGACGGCGTAGGCCCCGAAACGGCGCTTTCTATAGTGGCTTGTATGCTCAATAACGTCGGTATAGCATTCCGCGTCGCTGGTCCTACGGAATCGTTCGCCTTCCTGTCTGTTTTCGGCAAGATCCTCGGCTCGATATGGATGGTGCTAGGACGCCTTGAGCTCTTCGCCGTGCTGATACTGTTCCTACCGAGCTTCTGGAGGAAGTAG
- the secA gene encoding preprotein translocase subunit SecA, producing MLGIIKKIFGSAQERTIKRYRKTVQQINIIEEGYQKLSDEELKNKTEEFRQRFREGATVDDLLPEAFAVVKNACRRLIGTDIHISGYDQKWDMIPYDVQLVGAIAMHNQSIAEMQTGEGKTLTATLPLYLHSLTGKSVHIVTVNDYLATRDCEWMGTVFRWLGLSVAAITNSMDHSKRKDIYNSDIVYGTASEFGFDYLRDNAMASSSEQQVQGEHYFVIIDEIDSILIDEARTPLIISGPVPVSRQMYDDLKGDVSGLVKLQRNLCNRIASEASKTIQSMETLRRNGSFTKDNESEERAAYHKLWLVSKGTPRNRILKRLLEDPDKRALIDEWELFYHTDQNKKDKQKALSELYILIDERSSEYELTDKGIATWEQMSSDDNGGDPFTMLDVSSAYIDIDNDTTLSDEEKIQKKAEVHESDSFGKERSHNIRQLLRAHLLMENDIDYIIQDNKIVIIDENTGRPQPGRRFSDGLHQAIEAKESVVVQKETQTYATVTLQNFFRMYERISGMSGTAITEANEFRETYNLDVMQIPTHKKCIRKDVNDEVYMSEREKYNAILKSVREIHGEGRPILIGTESVDISEKLSRIFKQNGLPHTILNAKHNDGEAIIIANAGAPGAITISTNMAGRGTDIKLQGNVVDIGGLHVLGTTRHQSRRIDRQLRGRCARMGDPGTSKFFVSFEDTLMRLFASPKITGLLQRFRPPEGEPISAGILDRAIETAQKRVEQRNYMIRKHTLQYDDVMNKQRHEIYAFRNKVLRSDDICSIAKDLIASLCSVKADEYFVSRRQDGGWNAEGYRQWLTSSFPVTCEEGFFDGDNLTIEDLEDKATNVLIEALDKKRSYENQKVAFIFGHDANTDTQDYASDAMRQLMIRKIDERWQEHLLTMDYLRSEVHLHAIAQKDPLIEFKHEAFSLFHRLSNDLQTDIAADIFKFKIAPQYEGLFEQQAAKMNLETSRSLFDEISDNGQQQRKPEKAAPIHHEDPKVHRNDTCPCGSGKKYKRCCGITKGQE from the coding sequence ATGCTCGGAATAATAAAGAAAATCTTCGGAAGCGCCCAAGAGCGTACTATCAAACGATATCGTAAGACGGTACAGCAGATAAACATCATCGAAGAGGGCTACCAAAAGCTCTCCGATGAAGAACTTAAGAACAAGACAGAAGAGTTCCGTCAGCGTTTCCGCGAAGGAGCTACTGTCGACGACCTCCTTCCCGAGGCTTTTGCTGTAGTAAAAAACGCATGTCGTCGTCTTATCGGCACCGACATCCACATCTCCGGCTACGACCAGAAGTGGGACATGATACCCTATGATGTCCAGCTTGTCGGAGCCATCGCCATGCACAACCAGTCTATCGCAGAGATGCAGACCGGCGAAGGTAAAACTCTTACTGCAACGCTACCGCTGTACCTTCATAGTCTTACTGGTAAATCTGTTCATATTGTCACTGTCAACGACTACCTTGCCACACGCGACTGCGAGTGGATGGGCACTGTTTTCCGCTGGCTTGGGCTTTCTGTCGCTGCCATCACCAACAGCATGGACCACAGCAAGAGAAAAGATATATACAACAGTGATATCGTCTATGGTACGGCATCGGAGTTTGGCTTCGACTACCTCCGCGACAATGCTATGGCGTCGAGCAGCGAACAACAAGTTCAGGGCGAGCATTATTTCGTGATAATCGATGAGATCGACTCTATCCTCATCGACGAAGCACGTACGCCTCTTATCATCTCAGGACCCGTCCCCGTAAGCAGGCAGATGTACGACGACCTCAAAGGCGACGTCTCCGGCCTTGTAAAGCTACAAAGAAATCTTTGTAATAGGATCGCCAGTGAAGCTAGCAAGACAATACAAAGCATGGAAACGCTTCGCAGAAACGGCTCTTTCACCAAAGATAATGAGTCAGAAGAGCGCGCGGCATACCATAAGCTGTGGCTTGTCAGCAAAGGCACTCCACGAAATAGGATCTTAAAGCGTCTTTTAGAAGACCCCGACAAGCGCGCATTAATCGACGAATGGGAGCTTTTCTACCACACCGACCAGAACAAAAAAGACAAACAAAAAGCCCTCTCCGAGCTGTATATCCTCATCGACGAGAGAAGCAGTGAATACGAGCTCACCGACAAAGGCATCGCCACCTGGGAACAGATGAGTTCCGACGACAATGGCGGCGACCCTTTTACTATGCTCGACGTCAGCAGCGCATACATCGATATCGATAATGATACAACACTTTCTGACGAAGAGAAGATACAGAAGAAAGCAGAAGTCCATGAGTCCGACAGCTTCGGTAAAGAACGCTCGCACAACATCCGCCAGCTTCTCCGTGCTCATCTTCTTATGGAAAACGATATCGACTATATCATCCAAGATAACAAGATCGTCATCATCGACGAAAACACTGGGCGTCCACAGCCTGGGCGTCGCTTCTCCGACGGCCTCCACCAAGCCATCGAAGCAAAGGAAAGCGTCGTCGTCCAGAAAGAGACACAGACCTATGCCACCGTTACGCTACAGAACTTCTTCCGTATGTACGAAAGAATATCGGGAATGTCTGGTACTGCTATCACCGAAGCCAATGAATTCCGTGAGACTTACAACCTCGACGTTATGCAGATCCCCACGCACAAAAAGTGTATACGCAAAGACGTCAACGACGAAGTATATATGTCCGAGAGGGAAAAATATAACGCCATCCTCAAGTCTGTCCGTGAGATCCATGGTGAAGGGCGTCCTATCCTTATCGGTACGGAGTCCGTCGACATCTCCGAGAAGCTTTCGCGCATCTTCAAGCAAAACGGCTTACCCCATACTATCCTCAACGCCAAGCACAATGACGGCGAAGCTATTATCATCGCCAATGCCGGTGCTCCTGGCGCTATAACGATCTCTACCAACATGGCAGGACGAGGTACCGACATAAAACTACAAGGCAACGTCGTCGACATCGGAGGTCTTCATGTTTTAGGGACGACACGTCACCAATCGCGTCGTATCGATAGACAGCTCCGCGGCCGCTGTGCTCGCATGGGCGACCCTGGGACTTCGAAGTTCTTCGTATCTTTCGAAGACACCCTTATGCGTCTGTTTGCTTCGCCGAAGATAACGGGGCTACTCCAGCGTTTCCGTCCTCCTGAAGGAGAGCCTATCTCTGCCGGCATCCTCGACAGGGCGATAGAGACGGCGCAGAAACGCGTCGAGCAAAGAAACTATATGATAAGGAAGCATACCCTCCAATATGACGATGTCATGAACAAACAGCGTCATGAGATATATGCTTTCAGGAATAAAGTCCTCCGTAGCGACGACATATGTTCTATAGCAAAAGACCTTATTGCTTCGCTATGTTCCGTAAAAGCCGACGAATATTTCGTTAGCCGCCGACAAGATGGTGGCTGGAACGCCGAAGGATATCGACAGTGGCTTACATCTTCGTTCCCTGTTACGTGCGAAGAGGGATTTTTCGATGGTGACAATCTAACCATCGAAGACCTCGAAGACAAAGCCACCAACGTCCTCATTGAAGCCCTCGACAAAAAGCGTTCCTACGAAAACCAGAAAGTCGCCTTCATCTTCGGCCACGACGCCAATACCGACACTCAGGATTACGCCTCCGATGCTATGCGGCAGCTTATGATCAGGAAGATCGACGAGCGCTGGCAAGAGCATCTGCTTACTATGGACTACCTACGCTCCGAGGTACATCTTCACGCTATAGCACAGAAAGACCCTCTCATCGAGTTCAAACACGAAGCTTTCAGCTTGTTCCATAGACTGAGTAACGACCTACAGACAGACATTGCCGCCGACATCTTCAAATTCAAGATCGCCCCACAATACGAAGGACTCTTCGAGCAACAGGCAGCAAAGATGAACCTCGAAACATCGCGCTCTCTCTTCGACGAGATAAGCGACAACGGACAACAACAGCGAAAGCCTGAAAAAGCTGCTCCCATCCACCATGAAGACCCTAAAGTTCATCGTAACGACACATGTCCATGTGGCAGCGGAAAAAAATATAAACGATGCTGCGGAATAACAAAAGGTCAGGAGTGA